gataaactgaggatggatcaaaagcattgtagttactccacaatactaacctaaatgaccgagtgaaaataaggaagcctgtacagaataaaaatattccaaaacatgcaacctgtttgcaataaggcactaaagtaaatatgcaaaaaatgtggccaaaaaatgaactttatgtcctgaataaaaagtgttatgtttggggcaagtccaacacattactgagtaccactgttcatattttcaagcatggtggtggctattTTTTGGgttgataaaaagaaacggaatggagctaagcacaggcaaaatcctagaggaaaacatggttcagcctgctttccaacactgtgagacaaattcacctttcagcaggacaataacctaaaacataaggccaaatatacactggagttgcttaccaagatgacattgaatgttcctgagtgacctagttacagttttgacagaacttgaagaattaaaaaaaaaataatacaaatattttaaaatcCAGGTGGGCAAAGAGCTTagagccttacccagaaagactcacagctgtaataactACCAAAGGTGatactaacatgtattgattgactcagggatgtgaatcgttatgtaaattagatatttctgtatttcattgtcaatacatctgcaaaaatgtctaaaaacatgcggtattgtgtgtagatgagcgagattcatttttatttagtccattttgaattcaggctgtaacacaagatgtgaattaagtcaaggggtatgaatactttctgaaggtactgtagatCCCGCTAGGGTTTTTGTTTACCGTATATTGTGAGGAATAGCTAGGCCTATTTACTCAGTGTTTGTCCGTCATCAATACTTCCTGCTCATCTGTTTTTTTCAGAACAGGGTCGACAACACAAGAATGCAGAATACTCTTCAGTAGCCTATTTATTGAGAGCAGAATGCTACATTTGTTCTGTTTGGGTGTCAAGTAAGGTCTTCAATTTAAAATCTCTGAGTAAGTCGCTTCTTATTCTTAGCTTTGATGAAGCCCATGCTTTAGTTGAATGGaaacaaatatccagaaaatcatgtTTTCCTCAGGCTGCTTTAGGGAAGACACCGGAAGTAGAATGTCACACCAGCAGACCGCATTCCTGTGTGTTTCCTTTGTTACCTCTCCTCCATCAATCCAAAGTGCCTTAAAGACTAGGTATGCAGCCTAACATGATTTGAGGTCATGTTTAAATGGCAAAGAAACTCATTTTGAGAGCCGTGGTGGGCACTGTTTATTATGGCCTCTTTAATGATGAGGAATGTTAAGTAATGACTCTTCTGTGCCGGTCACCGAGGTGACAAGAAGTCGGTTATCTCATTAGTTCCCCCTCGTTGAATTGATGCCTGAGCCAACATCATCTCAACTGCTGCTTTGCTAGCTCATGCTCCGCTCCTGCTCGCACACAGCCGACAAATACCAAGTTGGAGAGACATTTAGACTCTGGAACAATGGGTGGACGTTTTTCCCAAAGACTACCAGACCAGAGAGCTTTTTTAAAATCTTCAGACGTCAGAAGCATAGTAAATACCCTGTTCAGCTCAAAGCACGATTACTGACTGTGAGTCAGTTTGTGTGTTTATTGCGTGTATTAAGATGAATGGGGTTGAGTTGTTCTGTGTGCTTAACCCAGATGGTTGAATGATTGATAAAGTACTCACTACTCTCTTTTGTTTTCCAGCTGAATATCCTGGTTGATACAGGAAGCAGTAACTTTGCAGTGGCTGCAGCAGCACATCCCTTCATCACACACTTCTTCAACACAGCACTGTGAGTCATCAGGCTCTCATATTTGCTCTCAGTGGAATAGCTCTTTCTGTAAGGTCAATAAGAAGCCTACGTTATCTACACATTATATTTGGTGGCCCCAATAATATTAGAAAATGCCTTAATTCAATAATCAGTGTTTCACACCAATCTCATAATTTATACAACAATctgattgtgtttatttttgtttagaaTTCGCTCAGGCATGCGTTTGATAAGATTTCCTTTGTCTAAGAGTACTGGTtactctccctgtccctccctgtGTTCAGCTCCAGTACGTACCAGTCCACTGGCAGGGGCGTGGCCGTCAAGTACACCCAGGGCAACTGGGAGGGCGAGCTGGGCACCGACCGCGTCCTCATTCCCAGCATCCCCGCCACCCCCACCATCAACATCGCCACCATTCTCTCCTCTGGCGGATTCTTCCTCCCGGGGGTCAACTGGCAGGGCATCCTGGGCCTGGCCTACCCCCTGCTGGCTCAGGTAAAGGGAGTGGGCTTGATGCCCCCTGGGACTCTGGATATGAAGGAAGGGGTTCCATGCCTATCGCCATGTCTGTTTGATTTGGCACAGTGGTGTACGTAAGCGTGGTGGGGCATGAAGAGCTGCTGAATGTTATCAAAGAGCAAATCAAGGTTCACACACATGATATTGTTCATATTCTCATCATCACATAGACCCATGGGGCGTGGTGGCTGAGGCTATTCTGAGCAGACACAATGTATGCCTTATGCAGATTTTGAGGTCAACCATTTTAAATCATTAACATGCAAGAACGTACGGTGACCACTCTGTACTGCAGTTCTCAGCTTTTGTTCAGATGATTTGCAGAATGTTTGTCAAACATCACATGCATATATCTGGCCTTTGACATATACACCATGTGAAGTcaaggtacagtggggagaacaagtatttgatacactgccgattttgcaggttttcctacttctaaagcatgtagaggtctgtaatttttatcataggtacacttcaactgtgagagacggaatcaaaaaaatccagaaaaaacaaatccagaaaatcacagaaaaaatccagaaaatcacattgtatgatttttaagtaattaatttgcattttataaaCATCTTCGGGGCGTGGGACAGCAATGAGAGGTGGAACAATatatcattctttggggattgcttttctgcaaaaggggacaggacgagagcaccgtattgagggggatggatggatgggccagtgtatgcgagatcttggccaacaacctccttccctcagtagagcagttgaagatgggtcgtggctggtcttccagcatgacaacgcccgaAACACAcacgccagggcaactaaggagtggctccgtaagaagcatctcaaggtcctggagtggcctagccagtcccagacctgaacccacatagaaaatctttggagggagctgaaagtccgtattgcccagcgacagccccgaaacctgaaggacctggagaaagtctgtatggagggagtgggccaaaatccctgctgcagtgttgtgcaaacctggtcaagaactacaggaaacgtatgatctctgtaattgcaaacaaaggtttctgtaccaaatattaagttctgcttttctgatgtatcaaatacttatgtcatgcaataaaatgcaaattaattacttaaaaatcatacaatgtgattttctggatttgtttgtttagattccgtctctcacagttgaagtgtactatgNNNNNNNNNNNNNNNNNNNNNNNNNNNNNNNNNNNNNNNNNNNNNNNNNNNNNNNNNNNNNNNNNNNNNNNNNNNNNNNNNNNNNNNNNNNNNNNNNNNNNNNNNNNNNNNNNNNNNNNNNNNNNNNNNNNNNNNNNNNNNNNNNNNNNNNNNNNNNNNNNNNNNNNNNNNNNNNNNNNNNNNNNNNNNNNNNNNNNNNNNNNNNNNNNNNNNNNNNNNNNNNNNNNNNNNNNNNNNNNNNNNNNNNNNNNNNNNNNNNNNNNNNNNNNNNNNNNNNNNNNNNNNNNNNNNNNNNNNNNNNNNNNNNNNNNNNNNNNNNNNNNNNNNNNNNNNNNNNNNNNNNNNNNNNNNNNNNNNNNNNNNNNNNNNNNNNNNNNNNNNNNNNNNNNNNNNNNNNNNNNNNNNNNNNNNNNNNNNNNNNNNNNNNNNNNNNNNNNNNNNNNNNNNNNNNNNNNNNNNNNNNNNNNNNNNNNNNNNNNNNNNNNNNNNNNNNNNNNNNNNNNNNNNNNNNNNNNNNNNNNNNNNNNNNNNNNNNNNNNNNNNNNNNNNNNNNNNNNNNNNNNNNNNNNNNNNNNNNNNNNNNNNNNNNNNNNNNNNNNNNNNNNNNNNNNNNNNNNNNNNNNNNNNNNNNNNNNNNNNNNNNNNNNNNNNNNNNNNTAtggtaaaaattacagacctcgacatgctttgtaagtaggaaaacctgcaaaatcggcagtgtatcaaatacttgttctccccactgtatatgggggGGTCCTGTTTAATCACGGTGATAACTGATAAGACTTTATGCTGTCATTCTCTGTGCTTACAGCTTCACTATTGACCAATAGGACAGCCAAGACATTACACTGTTTTCTACTAAGTTTTGTGTTTGTCTCCTGTTTCTCAGCCTGACTCCTCGGTGGAGCCCTTCTTTAACTCCATGGTACGACAGACAGGCATCCCAGATGTGTTCTCCCTCCAGATGTGCGGAGCTGGGTTGTCAGACAGCTCCACTGCCGACCCCGCGGGGGGAAGTCTTGTGAGTAGTCAGGTGGAGAAAGCTAAAGGCTATGTATGGGAGGAGTGAATGCTGGGGGGGAGACTTCCTTACAAAGGCTGGTTATTGTACTGCAAAAGAGGATGATTATTGAGGCTGTTCATCTCACGCACGCTAAGCTGACTCTTGGCATAATATTGCTCCCAACGCCCAGACCAGATAAACCTTTCAAGGGCGGATGAGACTGAGCGGCATGATCATTTTTAGAAACATGATCGCTAGCAAGTCTCTGCGCCTCTCAATGCGTTTCCCCATTGGACGCCCAATCTAGTTAGTGAGTGGCTAATTAAGCTAAGAGAGCCCCCTGCCGAGAGCAGGTCTGTCGGTGTTATATGAGCGGTCGAGCCGACCACGTGAGCCTCTGAGAGGGGCAGGTGGGAGAGATGGTGGGGTGTAATCACTGTATGCAATGCCATACCAAACTGTGCCAAGGTATTCCATTgtagttttattatattattcagGCTATCATTGTATTCAGTCATTTGTACGGTGAATGAAAACCCAGTTTTGTTTCAGGTCATGGGAGGGGTTGAACCAACATTGTATTCGGGGTCCATGTGGTACACCCCTATAAAGGAAGAGTGGTACTATCAGGTGGAAGTATTAAAGCTGGAGGTTGGGGACCAGAATCTAAACCTGGACTGCAAAGAGGTATGAGACAGACTGGCCCCCTGTTGTTTTCTAAATGTTTCAATCTGCACAACACGTCAGGAACAAAGACTAACCTTGGCCCTAAGCCTAAGGCTGTTTCTAGTCAGCATTCTTGGTGGATTAGCCTGTAGAGCAGGTTTGGAAAGAGGAAATAAAGCAACAGTTAATAAAGACAACAATATGCTAATCCTGTTTCTGAAGCCTTCCAGGAACCAAGgtggacatttcagctttttgtttGATCAAGACTTTCTGAAAGGAAACCATGTAactgaagattttttttatttttttttctccccgtTTCTTTatacatcttctctctctccttctctctatctctcagtaCAACCAGGATAAAGCCATAGTGGACAGTGGAACCACTCTGCTGCGGCTGCCTGTGAATGTGTTCAATGCTGTGGTGGAGGCCATCTCAAGAACATCTCTGGTATGTCAGCCTCTGTGCCCATGATCAAATGACCAAGGACTTCTAGGATTACCTGCTTGTCTGAGGACACTTCAGTAACTGTGTAGACTGAGGACACTGCAAGTTATTTCCTTTTCATACAGTATGACCATGGCCTGTATTTTTCCACCCCAATATGACCAACTTTGTTCTGGTCTACAGATCTGAGAGAAAATGTGTAGTCATCTATGTAAAAGTACACTTTTTTTCACAACTCAGTAGTTTTGTTGGAGTCTTAACAATCAGTCACTGTCTTTCTATGGACTAGATCCAGGACTTCACCTCAGGGTTCTGGGGTGGTACTAAACTGGCCTGCTGGTTGAAGGGAGAGACACCGTGGAGGTTCTTCCCCAAACTGTCCATCTACCTGAGAGCCACCAACACCAGCCAGTCCTTCAAAATCTCCATCCTCCCTCAGGTGACAACAAACGTCCCCCATGTTGCCCCcgtgtgttttgttgtttgctTACTCCAACCAACATCCGCCATCTTGTTATGAGCTTTAGATCTGTTTGCCGACAGCTCTTTGATTGacattagtgtgtctgtgtggctccTCCCTGCAGCTGTATATCCAGCCAATCACAGACGTGAACGGTAGGCTGGCCTGCTTCCGCTTCGGCATCTCGTCGTCAGCCAACGGCCTGGTGATAGGAGCAACCGTCATGGAGGGATTCTACGTCATCTTTGACCGGGCTGAGAAGAGGGTGGGCTTCGCTGTCAGCAGATGTGCAGGTGAGGGCTGGAGACACTTGGGGCATAAAGGATATTATTGGGTCTTACATAAAGCCTTGGTCTTCAAAATACAGTATGGTTATGGCTCTAGCACCagaaaatatgtaattttttgGGCTATTAAATGTTTATCTGCTTGGTCAAGTGCCCTTCATATCCAAAATATCGCATTCCACAATACGTCAGTCATTATAGCCCcggaccctccctctctctagtgAACGGTGGGCTAGCCGTGTCAGAGATCTTGGGGCCCTTCTCATCTGCAGACGTGGCATCTGACTGTGCAGCTGGAGGGCTGCTGAAGGAACCCCTTCTCTGGGTCATCTCCTACGCCCTGATGGCCGTCTGTGCTGTCGTACTCCtcatcctgctcctcctcctgtcctgtcGTCACCGAGACCGGTCCAGCGAGATCACTGATGAGTCCTCGCTGGTCCGCCACCGCATCAAGTGACTGAGGCGGGCCTCGGGTGACACGACGGCGGCCACCGGCAGTCCCAGTTCTACTGAGGCTGGGAAAAGGGAGGGGTTGGGGCTTCACTGACCAATAGGACTGTTCTCTGGACACatcatggggggaaaaaaacgaacCAGTTTGACCAGTGAACACTTAGCTTAGATGTTACCAGTTCTTTGCACTCCAGTTTTACATCAACCTATGATTAATTTAGACACATGTTATAAGACTGAAGGTTGGGTAGCAGAAAGGAATCATGCTATCCTTATGCCAGCCCAGTCCCTGATTACACATATTACCTGCTGATTCTCCACTGCCTACAACATGGTAGTGAAGCACACTGCTCTCAGCTGAGAGACAAGGTCCCAAGAACTCTTAAACAGTCAGGTTTCTTTTGACTTCTTAGAAGCCTCAACTCAAAATAGGATATTGTAAATGATGCTTTGAAGTTTGTTGAATGTTCCCCACAGGTATCAATACCATTATTTCATGGCAACTTCTTCTCTGCGATAAAAGGAGGAATGTTTC
The genomic region above belongs to Salvelinus sp. IW2-2015 linkage group LG4p, ASM291031v2, whole genome shotgun sequence and contains:
- the LOC111958149 gene encoding beta-secretase 2 translates to MAYHKGSIPFSALFIMLCFGMAKSLYTIPLKIFIGTFNSSLDLDLTPMKRIQASGNGLSLASDPAGIVNFLDMVNNLQGDSGRGYYMEMTLGTPGQKLNILVDTGSSNFAVAAAAHPFITHFFNTALSSTYQSTGRGVAVKYTQGNWEGELGTDRVLIPSIPATPTINIATILSSGGFFLPGVNWQGILGLAYPLLAQPDSSVEPFFNSMVRQTGIPDVFSLQMCGAGLSDSSTADPAGGSLVMGGVEPTLYSGSMWYTPIKEEWYYQVEVLKLEVGDQNLNLDCKEYNQDKAIVDSGTTLLRLPVNVFNAVVEAISRTSLIQDFTSGFWGGTKLACWLKGETPWRFFPKLSIYLRATNTSQSFKISILPQLYIQPITDVNGRLACFRFGISSSANGLVIGATVMEGFYVIFDRAEKRVGFAVSRCAVNGGLAVSEILGPFSSADVASDCAAGGLLKEPLLWVISYALMAVCAVVLLILLLLLSCRHRDRSSEITDESSLVRHRIK